A DNA window from Actinomadura luzonensis contains the following coding sequences:
- a CDS encoding outer membrane protein assembly factor BamB family protein: protein MERRNFLLGAAATLTASAAVTEPAQAVAEPLERQPASLGVTGKDFPKVCGNLGNHNYSPLKQITARTVRRLGGAWHVNLEGGSTSAAQQSTCVVANGVLYVQTTQQNVFAVDGRTGAIKWKTNLGSKQTNMRGVALGEGLVFSTSGANIVYALKQDTGEIAWQRQLITEDEGGGDTGGCDPQNGQCGGLTGTLAGAVVHWDGLVYVGMQGSTGGARGRAYALKAATGEVAWTFWSCPGEGQFGNDTWEGESWRTGGAVPWIHPAVDPDLGLVYWTFGGSYPRLDGATRGGDNLFANSIVAIDAKTGARKWHFQSVHHDIWDLDNVMAPVLVDIKVKGRLRKAVVYGSKVGMFYVLDRATGEPLHGMEERPVPQDARQKTAATQPFPGGKPFITQAPEFGKATRPVPFYAWGGLYTPHWDRATIIFPGAGGGADWAHLSYNPHTGWIYVGYGLINSGFSNSRDGRVNTSRPLGEYFAGGIAAVDPRTNTPVWTLDREWSLAHGNGILTTAGRVMFQGGPDGVLHAMDDTDGTVLWSFQCGAGVHTSPISYEIDGEQYIAVLAGGNGLPYPDIPRGDHLWAFKLGGKVPPAPAPTPPKKRNDIRAAAVTGTTVTLGRVWDAAGGRPGATENTVAQNAMSPQHLRVPKGTTVTFVNPAGNAFAHAAVSFFEYEFDTGVLMPGQSFTHTFDTPGEYFYNDAIFPQNTGKIVVY, encoded by the coding sequence GTGGAACGACGAAACTTCCTCCTCGGGGCCGCGGCCACGCTGACCGCGTCCGCCGCCGTGACAGAGCCCGCCCAGGCCGTCGCGGAGCCGCTGGAGCGGCAGCCCGCCTCCCTGGGCGTGACGGGCAAGGACTTCCCCAAGGTCTGCGGCAACCTGGGCAACCACAACTACTCCCCGCTCAAGCAGATCACCGCGCGCACGGTGCGCCGGCTCGGCGGGGCCTGGCACGTCAACCTGGAGGGCGGCAGCACGTCGGCCGCCCAGCAGAGCACCTGCGTCGTGGCGAACGGCGTCCTGTACGTCCAGACCACGCAGCAGAACGTCTTCGCCGTGGACGGCAGGACCGGCGCGATCAAGTGGAAGACGAACCTGGGCAGCAAGCAGACGAACATGCGCGGCGTCGCGCTGGGCGAGGGCCTGGTCTTCTCCACCTCGGGCGCCAACATCGTGTACGCGCTGAAGCAGGACACCGGCGAGATCGCCTGGCAGCGGCAGCTCATCACCGAGGACGAGGGCGGCGGCGACACCGGCGGCTGCGACCCGCAGAACGGCCAGTGCGGCGGCCTGACCGGCACCCTCGCCGGCGCCGTCGTCCATTGGGACGGGCTCGTCTACGTCGGCATGCAGGGCAGCACCGGCGGGGCGCGCGGCCGGGCGTACGCGCTGAAGGCGGCCACCGGCGAGGTCGCCTGGACGTTCTGGTCGTGCCCCGGCGAGGGCCAGTTCGGCAACGACACCTGGGAGGGCGAGTCCTGGCGGACCGGCGGCGCGGTGCCGTGGATCCACCCGGCCGTGGACCCGGACCTGGGGCTGGTGTACTGGACGTTCGGCGGCTCCTACCCGCGCCTGGACGGCGCCACCAGGGGCGGCGACAACCTGTTCGCCAACTCGATCGTGGCCATCGACGCCAAGACCGGCGCCCGCAAGTGGCACTTCCAGTCGGTGCACCACGACATCTGGGACCTCGACAACGTCATGGCTCCGGTGCTGGTGGACATCAAGGTCAAGGGCCGGCTGCGCAAGGCCGTCGTGTACGGCAGCAAGGTCGGCATGTTCTACGTCCTCGACCGGGCCACCGGCGAGCCGCTGCACGGCATGGAGGAGCGTCCCGTCCCGCAGGACGCCCGGCAGAAGACGGCGGCCACGCAGCCGTTCCCCGGCGGGAAGCCGTTCATCACGCAGGCTCCGGAGTTCGGCAAGGCCACCCGGCCGGTGCCGTTCTACGCCTGGGGCGGGCTCTACACGCCGCACTGGGACCGGGCGACGATCATCTTCCCCGGCGCGGGCGGCGGCGCCGACTGGGCGCATCTGTCGTACAACCCGCACACGGGCTGGATCTACGTCGGCTACGGGCTGATCAACTCCGGCTTCTCCAACAGCCGCGACGGCCGGGTCAACACCTCCCGCCCGCTCGGCGAGTACTTCGCGGGCGGCATCGCGGCGGTCGATCCGCGCACCAACACGCCCGTGTGGACGCTGGACCGGGAGTGGTCGCTCGCGCACGGCAACGGCATCCTGACGACGGCGGGCCGGGTGATGTTCCAGGGCGGCCCGGACGGGGTGCTGCACGCCATGGACGACACCGACGGCACGGTGCTGTGGAGCTTCCAGTGCGGCGCCGGGGTGCACACCAGCCCGATCAGCTACGAGATCGACGGCGAGCAGTACATCGCGGTGCTGGCCGGCGGCAACGGCCTGCCGTACCCGGACATCCCCAGGGGCGACCACCTGTGGGCCTTCAAGCTCGGCGGCAAGGTGCCGCCCGCCCCCGCGCCGACGCCGCCGAAGAAGCGCAACGACATCAGGGCGGCGGCCGTCACCGGCACCACGGTGACCCTCGGCCGGGTCTGGGACGCGGCCGGCGGGCGGCCCGGCGCGACCGAGAACACCGTCGCCCAGAACGCCATGTCACCCCAGCACCTGCGGGTGCCCAAGGGCACCACGGTCACCTTCGTCAACCCGGCCGGCAACGCCTTCGCCCACGCAGCCGTCTCGTTCTTCGAGTACGAGTTCGACACCGGCGTCCTGATGCCTGGCCAGTCCTTCACCCACACCTTCGACACGCCCGGCGAGTACTTCTACAACGACGCGATCTTCCCGCAGAACACCGGCAAGATCGTCGTCTACTGA
- a CDS encoding ThuA domain-containing protein — MRSKLSVAAAAGAAALLLTATAPSSAASPEPAQNLGDPDYGVCRGTDPRCYHDWGNFDPAKGYRLLVYSRTAGPRHAHLGTPLGPGLNPPLNADNVAVKAMLKLGQENGFAVDYTEDVTQLSSAGRLLPYNAVMFLSTTRDALDDAAQTALRQYVRAGGGFIGVHNAFGTEYNWPWYEGLLGNANFYDHGANQPGTVVTADRRDASTQGLPRTWAFSDEWYNLVPAPTRVRVLAEVDERTLPQGVRGNLGHPGHGEHHPVSWCQYYDGGKAWLTTLGHDVKAWTDEPMEGDQYFVQHLLGGVRSVLGMTPFCR, encoded by the coding sequence ATGCGCAGCAAACTCTCCGTAGCCGCCGCCGCCGGAGCCGCGGCGCTCCTGCTCACCGCCACCGCGCCCAGCTCCGCCGCCTCCCCGGAACCGGCGCAGAACCTCGGCGACCCCGACTACGGCGTCTGCCGCGGCACCGACCCCCGCTGCTACCACGACTGGGGCAACTTCGACCCCGCCAAGGGCTACCGGCTGCTCGTCTACAGCCGCACCGCCGGCCCCCGCCACGCCCACCTCGGCACCCCGCTCGGCCCCGGCCTCAACCCGCCGCTCAACGCCGACAACGTCGCCGTCAAGGCGATGCTCAAGCTCGGGCAGGAGAACGGCTTCGCCGTCGACTACACCGAGGACGTCACCCAGCTCTCCTCGGCCGGGCGGCTCCTGCCGTACAACGCGGTGATGTTCCTCAGCACCACCCGCGACGCGCTCGACGACGCCGCCCAGACCGCGCTGCGCCAGTACGTCCGCGCCGGCGGCGGCTTCATCGGCGTGCACAACGCCTTCGGCACCGAGTACAACTGGCCCTGGTACGAGGGCCTGCTCGGCAACGCCAACTTCTACGACCACGGCGCCAACCAGCCCGGCACCGTCGTCACCGCCGACCGCCGCGACGCCTCCACCCAGGGCCTGCCCCGCACCTGGGCCTTCTCCGACGAGTGGTACAACCTCGTCCCCGCCCCGACCCGCGTCCGCGTCCTCGCCGAGGTGGACGAGAGAACCCTGCCCCAGGGCGTGCGCGGCAACCTCGGACACCCCGGCCACGGCGAGCACCACCCGGTGAGCTGGTGCCAGTACTACGACGGCGGCAAGGCCTGGCTGACCACCCTCGGCCACGACGTCAAGGCGTGGACCGACGAGCCCATGGAGGGCGACCAGTACTTCGTCCAGCACCTGCTGGGCGGCGTCAGGTCCGTGCTCGGCATGACCCCCTTCTGCCGCTGA
- a CDS encoding response regulator transcription factor — MSVRIAVSDPLPVFRRGIMAILDGYVVEEPDDLMAWAEGGQPSAILLTLSTAGDWTLLSRLHDGAPDAVVIALLDEPTEETYLSAIRNGASGALPRDAPSEAVRDVLRAATRGASLLPVEVVRAMAARAGSRSRAPGIPAAHEIEWLRQLAQGVTVGRLADQVGYSERAMFRQLSELYTKLHVKNRTEALMYGRERGWL, encoded by the coding sequence ATGTCGGTCCGGATAGCCGTCTCGGATCCGCTGCCCGTCTTCCGGCGCGGCATCATGGCGATTCTGGACGGCTACGTCGTGGAGGAGCCGGACGACCTGATGGCATGGGCCGAAGGCGGGCAGCCCTCGGCGATCCTGCTGACGCTCAGCACGGCCGGCGACTGGACCCTGCTGTCCCGGTTGCATGACGGTGCTCCCGATGCCGTCGTGATCGCGCTGCTGGACGAGCCGACCGAGGAGACGTACCTGAGCGCGATCAGGAACGGCGCGAGCGGCGCCCTGCCCCGCGACGCACCGTCAGAGGCCGTGCGGGACGTGCTGCGAGCGGCCACGCGCGGCGCGAGTCTGCTGCCCGTGGAGGTGGTGCGCGCCATGGCCGCGCGTGCCGGGTCCCGGTCCCGAGCCCCGGGCATCCCCGCCGCGCACGAGATCGAGTGGCTGCGCCAGCTCGCCCAGGGCGTCACCGTGGGCCGGCTGGCCGACCAGGTGGGTTATTCGGAGCGCGCGATGTTCAGGCAGCTCAGTGAGCTGTACACGAAGTTGCACGTCAAGAACCGCACGGAGGCTCTCATGTACGGCCGTGAGCGCGGCTGGCTCTGA
- a CDS encoding TIR domain-containing protein, translated as MRHPNDEIRNYLKVFICFTGDGAEFAVDLHKRLDGLPFVIPWIYTDRPLGLFFPDGMREGIDEANVLIAVVTRQLRGSQKCTQEIIYAQRHGKSVIPLLVHPDAPDDVFYQGYSPLDCTGGLARQWDQLRRELEDLATSKGTLARLKQERDTVKWELERAGDERRPALADELSLLDARISELEARMARPRDAMRMQEEQTRLSQEREKQRTSRAVESSGIILVNDPPPMARNLFLDREDPIDVLKRCLHEPRIRLLALFGRPGIGKTAMISQWREGLLEEKPAPIGAFVYLTPYSTHPLRPAVLLEDLRKTVRDPAVRDRLGQRLNDRSLALADKLDEVLRVLTEPTVVVIDDAEALLDSYGRISDPALGDIVARLMRRSDHPVKIVLITDKPPNLLINGNPATVAPLNLEEGLPAPVADFFLRALDEDDACGLRNAHQEDLAWACKLTDGSPRALQALSVVLRQNRDTSLPELLRTLDGLESGQAVLNYLIGRVFDRVDREEWRVLQVLAVYRRPVPHGAVDSVLRQYLPGCQSEPTLRHLTNKRLIRRFGDRYYLPPLPDGEFVFSQVRSGSPDDDPGSPEFTKLSLCRLAATFYRDARKRDPRSVDDLDAYFAEIDLLMRAHDHVAAYKLIDKVDEDHLSGWGHSDALDSWRRELIGKLDFWGREVNNLVTLADARGQQGDLQQQLAFLEDAVKVAEPTGHLETLVGLDIDVGSARLRCGLYDQAHESYVRAEQGARELRDADLEAQARHGLALCLARMGRLEEALRLLNDVGAGAARGLLDAERLLSLAWVLGQLDRTDEAKEALRRGHDLRKRDDWLLEGHLFAEEAEILIAEGQWQQALAPAREATKIAARTRDSRLSCEANRTLAVALLCGKQIDEAWHAANTAVHNGDDLWSMSAFAVKGIAAFRHGRDAAAREAFLEAYLRARTLHERAADNYQVLDTKGLVLYGLNLCGGPEQFDRAVAAYRKARHLAPARGAARRARLLLEQLCMDGHPEGWQEICRAASGR; from the coding sequence ATGCGCCACCCGAATGACGAGATCAGGAACTACCTGAAGGTCTTCATCTGCTTCACGGGCGACGGCGCGGAGTTCGCCGTGGACCTGCATAAGCGCCTTGACGGCCTGCCGTTCGTCATCCCATGGATCTACACCGATCGCCCGCTCGGACTCTTCTTCCCGGATGGGATGCGAGAGGGCATAGACGAGGCGAACGTGCTCATCGCCGTCGTGACCAGGCAGCTGCGGGGCAGCCAGAAGTGCACACAAGAGATCATCTATGCCCAGAGGCACGGCAAGTCGGTGATCCCGCTGCTCGTCCATCCTGACGCCCCGGACGACGTCTTTTACCAGGGCTACTCTCCCCTTGACTGCACGGGCGGGCTGGCACGGCAATGGGACCAGCTCCGGCGCGAGCTTGAAGACCTCGCCACGTCCAAGGGCACGCTCGCCAGGCTGAAGCAGGAGCGGGACACGGTGAAGTGGGAGCTGGAACGGGCCGGCGACGAGCGTCGTCCGGCCCTGGCCGACGAGCTCAGCCTGCTCGACGCGCGCATCAGCGAGCTCGAAGCACGCATGGCCCGCCCACGGGACGCCATGCGGATGCAGGAGGAGCAGACCAGGCTCAGCCAGGAACGGGAGAAGCAGCGGACCAGCCGGGCCGTCGAGTCGTCGGGCATCATCCTGGTGAACGACCCACCGCCCATGGCGAGGAACCTGTTCCTCGACCGCGAGGACCCGATCGACGTCCTGAAGAGGTGCCTGCACGAGCCGAGGATCCGCCTCCTGGCCCTCTTCGGGCGGCCCGGCATCGGGAAGACGGCGATGATCTCCCAGTGGCGCGAGGGGCTCCTGGAGGAGAAGCCCGCGCCGATCGGCGCCTTCGTCTATCTGACGCCGTACAGCACCCACCCCTTGCGTCCGGCGGTACTCCTGGAGGACCTCAGGAAGACCGTGCGCGACCCGGCCGTCCGCGACCGGCTCGGGCAGCGGCTGAACGACAGGTCCCTTGCCCTCGCCGACAAACTCGACGAGGTCCTTCGTGTGCTCACCGAGCCCACTGTCGTCGTCATCGACGACGCCGAGGCTCTTCTCGACTCCTACGGCCGTATCAGTGACCCGGCGCTCGGCGACATCGTGGCACGGCTCATGCGCAGGAGCGACCATCCTGTGAAGATCGTCCTCATCACCGACAAACCGCCGAACCTGCTGATCAACGGCAACCCGGCCACCGTCGCCCCGCTCAATCTGGAGGAGGGTCTTCCCGCGCCTGTGGCCGACTTCTTCCTGCGCGCCCTCGATGAGGACGACGCCTGCGGCCTGCGGAACGCTCACCAGGAGGACCTGGCGTGGGCTTGCAAGCTGACCGACGGCAGCCCTCGAGCGCTCCAGGCGCTGTCCGTGGTCCTGCGGCAGAACCGCGACACGTCGTTGCCCGAGTTGCTGCGGACGTTGGACGGCCTGGAATCGGGGCAGGCCGTGCTGAACTACCTCATCGGACGGGTCTTCGACCGGGTGGACCGGGAAGAGTGGCGGGTGCTCCAGGTCCTGGCCGTGTACCGGCGGCCCGTGCCCCACGGCGCGGTGGACTCCGTACTGCGCCAGTACCTGCCCGGCTGCCAGAGCGAGCCGACTCTGCGCCATCTGACGAACAAACGGCTCATCAGGCGATTCGGAGACCGTTACTACCTGCCACCGTTGCCGGACGGTGAATTCGTCTTCAGCCAGGTCCGATCCGGCAGCCCCGACGACGACCCCGGCTCTCCCGAGTTCACCAAGCTCTCCCTGTGCCGGCTGGCTGCGACTTTCTACAGGGACGCGCGGAAAAGGGATCCGCGGTCAGTCGACGATCTTGACGCGTACTTCGCGGAGATCGACCTGCTCATGCGGGCTCACGATCACGTGGCCGCGTACAAGCTCATCGACAAGGTCGACGAGGACCATCTCAGCGGGTGGGGTCACAGCGACGCACTCGACTCCTGGCGGAGAGAGCTGATCGGCAAGCTGGACTTCTGGGGCAGGGAGGTCAACAACCTGGTCACCCTGGCCGATGCCCGAGGTCAGCAAGGTGATCTCCAGCAGCAACTCGCCTTTCTCGAGGACGCGGTGAAGGTGGCCGAGCCCACGGGCCACCTGGAGACACTGGTGGGGCTCGACATAGACGTCGGCAGCGCGCGCCTGCGCTGCGGGCTGTACGACCAGGCGCACGAGAGCTACGTCCGAGCCGAGCAGGGTGCGCGGGAGCTGAGGGACGCGGATCTGGAGGCGCAGGCCCGCCATGGTCTCGCCCTGTGCCTCGCCAGGATGGGACGGCTGGAGGAGGCGCTGCGGCTGCTCAACGACGTCGGCGCGGGAGCGGCCCGCGGTCTGCTGGACGCGGAGCGGCTACTGAGCCTGGCGTGGGTGCTCGGCCAGCTCGACCGCACGGACGAGGCCAAGGAAGCACTACGGCGAGGGCATGACCTCCGGAAACGCGACGACTGGTTGCTGGAGGGCCATCTCTTCGCCGAGGAGGCCGAGATCCTCATAGCGGAAGGGCAGTGGCAGCAGGCCCTCGCACCTGCCAGAGAGGCAACCAAGATCGCAGCGAGGACGCGCGATTCTCGCTTGTCGTGCGAGGCGAACAGAACGCTCGCCGTCGCATTGCTGTGCGGAAAGCAGATCGATGAAGCATGGCACGCGGCAAACACCGCCGTCCACAACGGGGACGACCTGTGGTCCATGAGCGCGTTCGCGGTGAAGGGAATCGCCGCCTTCCGCCACGGGCGCGACGCTGCGGCGCGGGAGGCCTTTCTTGAGGCCTATTTGCGGGCCCGGACCCTGCATGAGCGGGCCGCCGACAATTACCAGGTCCTCGACACCAAAGGGCTCGTGCTCTACGGGCTCAACCTGTGCGGCGGGCCCGAGCAGTTCGACCGCGCCGTCGCCGCATACCGGAAGGCCAGGCACCTGGCCCCCGCTCGGGGTGCCGCCCGGCGGGCCCGCCTGCTCCTGGAGCAGCTCTGTATGGACGGTCACCCCGAAGGATGGCAGGAGATCTGCCGCGCCGCATCAGGAAGGTGA
- a CDS encoding tetratricopeptide repeat-containing protein, with protein MDFDLLWRNVHQPLLEELGFKAVRADGDLGALVIVEMIQRLALADAVIADVSLDNSNVYYEVGVRHAAKRDGCVLIAASWADPLFDLRQMRRLAYPLTDGRCGAAAAEAAKASLRGQLGPLLRGSSPVYEAIPGYPDLDTAQLQPFSAIVRPLYDFEIEAAAIQLTRNDQERAKRTRALVEEYGAQPVVRQSVMLELLKLIQDNLDWTDVLDYIHSLPPEFQQYPPVMEREQLALAKTGKVADSAAALRQLIDRHGPTSERLGLLGGRYKQLMFEARKAAVRREYLSQAIDAYEQGMTMDLNDYYPSSNLPRLYRLRGGRNDMRQADEICKIARVAWQASERRNTGDPWVLPAKLGDAFDRGDVKLARQLVKDIEARGISQHALDTTIQDLKISLAVTRGWRTRSRLRRVLGRLSTPKRE; from the coding sequence GTGGATTTCGACCTGCTGTGGCGCAACGTGCACCAACCCCTGCTGGAGGAGCTGGGATTCAAGGCCGTCAGGGCCGACGGAGACCTCGGCGCACTGGTGATCGTGGAGATGATCCAGCGGCTGGCGCTGGCCGACGCCGTGATCGCCGACGTGTCGCTGGACAACTCCAATGTGTACTACGAGGTGGGCGTCCGCCACGCCGCCAAGCGCGACGGCTGCGTGCTCATCGCCGCGTCGTGGGCCGATCCGCTCTTCGACCTGCGCCAGATGCGGCGGCTCGCGTACCCGCTGACGGACGGCAGGTGCGGCGCCGCGGCAGCCGAGGCGGCCAAGGCCAGCCTGCGCGGCCAACTGGGCCCGCTGTTGCGGGGATCGTCGCCGGTGTACGAGGCCATCCCCGGCTACCCCGACCTCGACACCGCCCAGCTGCAGCCGTTCAGCGCGATCGTACGCCCGCTGTACGACTTCGAGATCGAGGCCGCCGCCATCCAGCTGACCAGGAACGACCAGGAGCGCGCGAAACGCACCCGCGCGCTGGTCGAGGAGTACGGCGCCCAGCCGGTCGTTCGGCAGTCGGTCATGCTCGAACTGCTCAAGCTCATCCAGGACAACCTCGACTGGACAGACGTCCTGGACTACATCCACAGCCTGCCGCCCGAGTTCCAGCAGTACCCGCCGGTCATGGAGCGCGAGCAGCTCGCCCTTGCCAAGACGGGCAAGGTCGCGGACTCCGCAGCGGCGCTGCGCCAGCTCATCGACCGGCACGGCCCCACCTCCGAACGCCTGGGCCTGCTCGGCGGCAGGTACAAGCAGCTCATGTTCGAAGCGCGCAAGGCGGCGGTCCGGCGCGAGTATCTGTCCCAGGCGATCGACGCCTACGAACAGGGCATGACGATGGACCTCAACGACTACTACCCCTCCTCCAACCTGCCCAGGCTCTACCGGCTGCGCGGTGGCAGGAACGACATGCGGCAGGCCGACGAGATCTGCAAGATCGCCAGAGTGGCCTGGCAGGCCAGCGAGCGGCGCAACACCGGCGACCCGTGGGTGCTGCCCGCCAAGCTCGGCGACGCCTTCGACCGCGGTGACGTGAAACTGGCACGGCAGTTGGTGAAGGACATCGAAGCCAGGGGCATAAGTCAGCATGCGCTGGACACGACGATTCAGGACCTCAAGATCAGCTTGGCGGTGACCAGAGGGTGGCGGACCAGATCGCGGCTGCGCAGGGTGCTCGGCAGGCTGAGCACCCCGAAAAGGGAGTGA
- a CDS encoding SLATT domain-containing protein: MKRDAQFRALYRELRIQEQSRFYERRSEEYEGAHRQAVMVRNVLLLLSALVGAAGQFTSGTGRAACGVAAAVLAALAGAVTAFEALIGFAQLHKLYADAAHSLRAAAIDWDAAASDADVSEQIERVEQILRTENGQWGQLMLQKEGTLPLSAEPVPEDAP, encoded by the coding sequence ATGAAGCGAGATGCGCAGTTCCGTGCGCTTTACCGGGAGCTGCGCATTCAGGAGCAGAGCCGCTTCTACGAGCGGCGGAGCGAGGAATACGAAGGCGCGCACCGCCAGGCCGTCATGGTGCGCAACGTGCTGTTGCTCCTGTCGGCCCTGGTCGGCGCAGCGGGACAGTTCACCTCGGGCACCGGCAGAGCGGCCTGCGGGGTCGCGGCCGCCGTCCTGGCGGCGCTGGCCGGCGCGGTCACGGCGTTCGAGGCGCTGATCGGCTTCGCGCAATTGCACAAGCTGTATGCCGACGCGGCGCACAGCCTGCGGGCCGCGGCCATCGACTGGGACGCCGCGGCCTCCGACGCCGACGTGAGTGAGCAGATCGAGCGCGTCGAGCAGATTCTCCGTACGGAGAACGGTCAATGGGGCCAGCTCATGCTCCAGAAGGAAGGAACGCTCCCGCTGAGCGCCGAGCCCGTCCCTGAAGACGCGCCCTGA
- a CDS encoding DUF4231 domain-containing protein, protein MRFPAFRASVTSWPVIPSETRAAYPELVDDFEVLDRELTPAFTAYDGKALRDQNRYRRQQVLILLGSTLIAGLGGLQAVLPEQRWPSILVVVVGVALAASSRYAHESETLDSYLSRRVKAERLRAQYFRYLSRTGSFAGEDREIALRRAVLAIESNTEPE, encoded by the coding sequence ATGCGATTTCCCGCCTTCCGCGCATCGGTCACCTCCTGGCCGGTGATCCCCTCCGAGACACGGGCGGCATATCCGGAACTGGTCGACGACTTCGAGGTGCTGGATCGCGAGCTCACCCCGGCCTTCACCGCGTACGACGGCAAGGCCCTGCGCGACCAGAACCGCTACCGCCGCCAGCAGGTCCTCATCCTGCTCGGGTCAACGCTCATCGCCGGTCTGGGCGGGCTGCAGGCGGTGCTGCCCGAGCAGCGCTGGCCCTCGATCCTGGTCGTGGTCGTCGGGGTGGCGCTGGCCGCCAGCAGCAGATACGCGCATGAGAGCGAAACTCTGGACTCCTACCTTTCCCGCCGGGTGAAGGCCGAGCGGCTCCGGGCGCAGTATTTCCGTTACCTGTCCAGAACCGGCTCCTTCGCCGGAGAGGACAGGGAGATCGCGCTCCGCCGCGCCGTGCTCGCCATCGAGTCCAACACGGAGCCAGAATGA
- a CDS encoding MATE family efflux transporter, protein MAGFLNFAAQLGIVAILGRMGGEAVYVRSLYQPVGLVVLALSVGFSACNQVAAAISKGAGRPQNVMATAAGLARVWLGLGAALYLVLAVAAPSLTGLLHVDAELRDPFASFLRWTAAAALLTAGGELCASSLRGYGHVRRATVLVICTAGVRIGLVAGLGLGAGLGIAAVPVAEAAAGLTGLAMGLALLRRTELWHPPAARIWRREVVTGLRRIGVPIALSFLVLSAYNLAVIGVLGSYGQDAVAGFTVVSTLQNVVLLPGMVLGTATAIIVNQQRGAGEWRRIRETMRGGIEVTVMTYVVIAALVWSLHDPLARLMGGDAGVAAATAAYLGAVALTYAVQGPVLASLTVMEETGGGFRAIALNAVYFGLIVAVGAAAAHAAGSADGFYAAVAYCNLIGVTVPLVAVRHIRRLSARGGTAQAATTTG, encoded by the coding sequence GTGGCCGGCTTCCTTAATTTCGCCGCCCAGCTCGGAATCGTCGCCATTCTGGGGCGCATGGGAGGAGAGGCCGTTTATGTGCGTTCCCTGTATCAGCCTGTCGGTCTCGTCGTTCTCGCCCTGAGCGTGGGCTTCTCGGCCTGCAACCAGGTCGCCGCCGCGATCAGCAAGGGCGCCGGACGCCCCCAGAACGTCATGGCGACCGCCGCCGGCCTGGCCCGGGTATGGCTCGGGCTCGGCGCGGCCCTGTACCTGGTCCTCGCGGTCGCCGCCCCCTCCCTGACCGGGCTCCTCCACGTGGACGCGGAGCTGCGCGACCCGTTCGCCTCCTTCCTGCGCTGGACCGCCGCCGCCGCCCTGCTGACCGCCGGAGGGGAGCTGTGCGCGTCCAGCCTGCGCGGCTACGGGCACGTGCGGCGGGCCACCGTCCTGGTCATCTGCACGGCGGGCGTGCGGATCGGCCTCGTGGCCGGCCTCGGGCTCGGCGCCGGGCTAGGGATCGCGGCGGTGCCCGTCGCCGAGGCGGCAGCCGGCCTGACCGGCCTGGCCATGGGCCTGGCGCTGCTGCGCCGCACCGAGCTGTGGCATCCGCCGGCGGCCCGGATCTGGCGGCGCGAGGTGGTCACCGGCCTGCGCCGCATCGGCGTGCCCATCGCCCTGTCCTTCCTCGTGCTCTCCGCGTACAACCTCGCGGTCATCGGCGTCCTCGGGAGCTACGGGCAGGACGCCGTGGCCGGGTTCACGGTCGTCTCCACCCTGCAGAACGTCGTGCTGCTGCCCGGCATGGTCCTGGGCACGGCCACCGCGATCATCGTCAACCAGCAACGCGGCGCGGGCGAATGGCGGCGCATCCGGGAAACCATGCGCGGCGGCATCGAGGTCACCGTCATGACGTACGTGGTGATCGCGGCACTGGTGTGGTCGCTGCACGACCCGCTGGCGCGGCTGATGGGCGGCGACGCCGGGGTGGCCGCGGCCACGGCCGCATACTTGGGAGCGGTGGCGCTCACGTACGCCGTCCAGGGGCCCGTGCTCGCCTCGCTGACTGTCATGGAGGAGACCGGCGGCGGCTTCCGGGCCATCGCGCTCAACGCCGTCTACTTCGGCCTGATCGTCGCGGTCGGCGCGGCGGCGGCACACGCCGCCGGCAGCGCGGACGGCTTCTACGCCGCGGTGGCGTACTGCAACCTGATCGGCGTGACGGTGCCGCTCGTCGCCGTACGGCACATACGGAGACTGTCGGCCAGGGGCGGCACCGCCCAGGCAGCCACCACGACCGGCTGA
- a CDS encoding dihydrofolate reductase family protein: protein MASKLVVGAFVSLDGVMQAPGGPGEDDSNGFRHSGWLPPFVDEGFNEIMGEVFERADGLLLGRRSYDILSSHWPDVPDEEGGAKINSMPKYVTTRTPMTATWRNTRVLVGEAARTVADLKRETEGELLVQGSSDLIGSLQEAELVDEYRLLIFPVVLGEGKRLFAPGTTPAGLRLTGSRTTGAGVVYVSYSWAGKPSYGSVA, encoded by the coding sequence ATGGCGAGCAAGCTGGTCGTGGGGGCTTTCGTGTCGCTGGACGGCGTGATGCAGGCCCCGGGCGGTCCGGGCGAGGACGACTCCAACGGCTTCAGGCACAGCGGATGGCTGCCGCCGTTCGTGGACGAGGGGTTCAACGAGATCATGGGCGAGGTGTTCGAGCGCGCCGACGGGCTGCTGCTGGGCCGCCGGTCGTACGACATCCTCTCCTCCCACTGGCCGGACGTGCCGGACGAGGAGGGCGGCGCGAAGATCAACAGCATGCCGAAGTACGTGACGACCCGCACGCCCATGACGGCCACCTGGCGCAACACGCGGGTCCTGGTCGGCGAGGCGGCCCGGACGGTCGCCGACCTCAAGCGCGAGACCGAGGGCGAGCTGCTGGTGCAGGGCAGCAGCGACCTGATCGGATCGTTGCAGGAGGCGGAGCTGGTGGACGAGTACCGGCTGCTGATCTTCCCGGTGGTGCTGGGCGAGGGCAAGCGGCTGTTCGCGCCGGGCACGACGCCGGCGGGGCTGAGGCTGACCGGTTCGCGCACCACCGGCGCGGGCGTGGTGTACGTGAGCTACTCCTGGGCGGGCAAGCCGTCCTACGGCTCGGTCGCCTGA